Part of the Bacillus cabrialesii genome is shown below.
TGATAACTCAACTTCACTTGTTGATTTAACATTTCCATTTTCATGCCAATAGATACTTTTTCCATTAACTAATCCATATTTAAAGTACTCTTCACATTTTATTTTTCCACTTTTATAAAACTCGCGATTTAAGCCATGAGCTAATCCATCTTTATAGAAACAAAAATACATTAGATTCCCGTTTTCAAACAGTTCGAATGCCAATCCTGTAAATGGCTTTCCATCTTCATCTTCCGGGTTATCGAGAATCTCGTCACTATATGAAGTAAACCACAAATCATCAAAGTTTACACCATTTTTCAAAACATATTCCTTTGTATATTTACTATTACCTTCCATATTTAAGCACCTCTGGTATATAATGAGCTCCATCTGTGATGTATTCACAGTGGGGACATCTTGGCATTGGGGATCCTTGTGGCATGAATTTATTAATCTTCCTTGCACTTATTACATATACCATAAATTCTTCTAGCTTCGCATCAGACCTCGACAACAATGCCTCATTTAAAGCATAAACTTCAGCATGAGATCCGGCACCCAAAGTTTTTTCATAACCTGTTTTTAAATCATGTGGCATATTGTTTATTCTATTTTTTATAATGTCATGTTGTACTTCAGGAGAGTAACCCTTAGATTCATTGATACCAAAGAAGTATTTACCAGTTTTCTTATCAAGAACACCAGCAAATGCAGGCCCTCTTTGCTTCTTACCTACTCCTTTGCTTATCAATTTATTTAGTTCTTGATGTACTTCTCCTCTCAAATTAATTCTTTGGTGAAGTTCCTCTTTTGATATTTCACCATATTTATTTCTCAAGTAATCAATTCGACTAGGTTTTTGAGAAATATCCACCTTATTAGACTTAGGTATTGATACATTATTATATGGAGCATTAGCTCTTTGCAATTTATCGACATATCTAGCTGAACTAATTCCAACCAAACTCAATGCCGCTTCCAGCGCACCCGTTTTCCGCTTCTCCTCAGACACTTTGTTTCCAAACATATCCCTGCCTGTCACGGCTTCTGAGAATCCGTTTGACGCAACAAGGCCGTATGCGCCCATTTCTGTCATTTTGAGAATGTCTAAGGATTTTCCAGTTTTGTAGGCATCTAATGCGTGTTCTGCGGCAATGACGGTTTTTCCGGTTTTGTAGATGGCTTTTCCGCCTTTGAAGGCGCGGCCTGCCCAGCCGACGACTGGTATGAATCCGGCTGCGGCCATAGCTCCTGCTGTCACACGTTCTGCGGTGGAGAGTTTTTCTCCGGTAACCGGATCAACGCCTTCGGTTGCTCTTTTATAATCATAATAGCCAGTGACTTCTCCAGTAAAGTTGCAAACTCCATCCCATGTTTTTTCGTACCATGGTTTGTTTGCTTCTTCCTCGGCTTTTTCCTGAAGCCGTCTTGCTTCTGCTTGCTGGGTTTTTGCATCGATATAGGTTGTTCCTTGATTTTCTACTTCAATGACGCTTTT
Proteins encoded:
- a CDS encoding toxin-antitoxin system YwqK family antitoxin; its protein translation is MEGNSKYTKEYVLKNGVNFDDLWFTSYSDEILDNPEDEDGKPFTGLAFELFENGNLMYFCFYKDGLAHGLNREFYKSGKIKCEEYFKYGLVNGKSIYWHENGNVKSTSEVELSVKLNYKEWDENGKLIIEKELEHDIENAQYVTLLKRREINRNLGRE
- a CDS encoding T7SS effector LXG polymorphic toxin, with amino-acid sequence MSKVFESKSLIEEAKSRKKQYETLEEQLNTLKKAFQEVADLGDNFKGKGADNIKDFFQGQAEIVESWLTLVSAQIAFLNGISGDIKDQELSDSYVETSFLDHELPNGDLKASEIVSAHKEEIDSILSGISDIIDLDMYTLDDYADKMGDAQKIRRDTITAVDKLDESLTTEYQNLESLDNAVLSKYSVLMQATSNGKSASPMYYDKKAFHSNEVYKSVIEVENQGTTYIDAKTQQAEARRLQEKAEEEANKPWYEKTWDGVCNFTGEVTGYYDYKRATEGVDPVTGEKLSTAERVTAGAMAAAGFIPVVGWAGRAFKGGKAIYKTGKTVIAAEHALDAYKTGKSLDILKMTEMGAYGLVASNGFSEAVTGRDMFGNKVSEEKRKTGALEAALSLVGISSARYVDKLQRANAPYNNVSIPKSNKVDISQKPSRIDYLRNKYGEISKEELHQRINLRGEVHQELNKLISKGVGKKQRGPAFAGVLDKKTGKYFFGINESKGYSPEVQHDIIKNRINNMPHDLKTGYEKTLGAGSHAEVYALNEALLSRSDAKLEEFMVYVISARKINKFMPQGSPMPRCPHCEYITDGAHYIPEVLKYGR